In Gambusia affinis linkage group LG06, SWU_Gaff_1.0, whole genome shotgun sequence, one DNA window encodes the following:
- the LOC122832498 gene encoding extracellular calcium-sensing receptor-like: MFMRTLLHQNTNSGRMEVSLRLAMSLFELITVVVLGGSLNGVKERNQHTDNLTGPDFSAEASLVKCTLQGTPRQPAFSMDGDFVIGGTFLIHYQAQTVINNYTSKPELPICKGSFSGLGLQFSRTMVFAIEEINNSTELLPGVRLGYQIFDTCASVPVAVHAAFQLSNGQDPVFYQGSNCSKSGEVVAAVGDSGSTSSISVSRSFGSFKIPLVSYFSTCACLSDKHEHPTFFRTIPSDYYQAAALAKLVKHFGWTWIGAIHSDSDYGNNGMASFLDTALKEGICVEYIESFYRTDPQNKIRKVADAIRRSTAKVVLAFAPVGDMKVLLEELSREPTPHRQWIGSEAWISDPLLMSFSFCAGAFGVAIQQSVIPGLRDFLLDLSPSEVAASSVLTEFWEDAFNCSLTEAADPHKGKCDGTEDIKALKSPYTETSQLRVSNMVYKAVYAVAHAIHNAVCQETNGPTQCDKHKRLEPEQVFTELKKVNFSQNGYHVSFDANGDPVAFYELVNWQKGESGVIELVTVGYYDASLPRGQEFLINRNITWMDGYKQVPVSVCSESCPPGTRKVLQKGKPICCYDCIPCPEGEISNMTDSPDCFLCPREFWPNPKRDACFPKPVEFLSFDEVLSIILTVVSISGAFFAVITTLIFFYYRTTPIVRANNSELSFLLLFSLTLCFLCSLTFIGAPSEWSCMLRHTAFGITFVLCISCVLGKTIVVLMAFKATLPGSNAMKWFGPPQQRLTVVSFTFIQVIICIIWLVVSPPFPVKNLTTYKEKIILECALGSAVGFWAVLGYIGLLAVFCFVLAVLARKLPDNFNEAKMITFSMLIFCAVWITFIPAYVSSPGKFTVAVEIFAILASSFGLILCIFAPKCFIILFQPEKNTKKYLMNKT, translated from the exons ATGTTCATGAGAACACTCTTGCACCAGAATACAAACAGTGGAAGAATGGAGGTCAGTCTGAGATTAGCGATGAGTTTGTTTGAGCTGATCACAGTTGTTGTGCTGGGTGGGTCTCTCAATggtgtaaaagaaagaaatcagcaTACAGATAACCTGACTGGCCCTGATTTCAGTGCTGAGGCTTCATTGGTGAAATGTACGCTGCAGGGTACGCCTCGTCAACCTGCGTTCTCCATGGACGGGGACTTTGTGATTGGAGGGACTTTTTTAATTCACTACCAAGCCCAGACAGTGATTAATAACTACACCTCCAAGCCTGAGCTTCCAATATGCAAAGGGAG CTTCAGCGGTTTGGGTCTGCAATTCTCTCGCACAATGGTCTTTGCTATTGAGGAGATCAACAACAGCACCGAGCTGCTGCCAGGCGTCAGACTTGGATATCAGATATTTGACACTTGCGCCTCTGTGCCTGTTGCCGTGCATGCTGCATTTCAGCTTTCTAACGGCCAGGATCCCGTGTTTTACCAAGGTAGCAACTGTTCAAAGTCTGGAGAGGTGGTGGCTGCTGTTGGAGACTCTGGATCCACATCCTCTATCAGCGTCTCACGAAGCTTTGGGTCCTTTAAAATCCCTCTG GTAAGCTACTTTTCCACTTGTGCCTGCCTGTCTGATAAACATGAGCACCCAACGTTTTTCAGAACAATTCCCAGTGATTATTACCAAGCTGCTGCACTGGCCAAACTGGTGAAACACTTTGGCTGGACTTGGATCGGAGCCATCCATTCGGACTCAGATTATGGAAATAATGGCATGGCTTCTTTCCTTGACACAGCACTCAAAGAGGGGATCTGTGTGGAGTACATTGAATCTTTCTATCGAACTGACCCACAGAACAAGATCAGAAAAGTAGCTGATGCCATCCGcag ATCAACAGCCAAAGTAGTTTTGGCATTTGCACCTGTGGGTGATATGAAGGTCCTCCTAGAGGAGCTGAGCAGAGAACCAACTCCACATCGGCAGTGGATTGGAAGTGAAGCATGGATAAGTGACCCACTTTTGatgagtttcagtttctgtGCAGGAGCTTTTGGAGTTGCCATTCAGCAATCTGTCATTCCAGGGCTGAGAGATTTCCTCCTGGATCTCTCTCCCTCTGAAGTGGCAGCTTCCTCAGTGCTGACTGAGTTCTGGGAGGATGCATTCAACTGCAGCCTGACAGAAG CTGCTGATCCACATAAGGGAAAATGTGATGGAACGGAAGATATTAAAGCTCTTAAAAGTCCGTATACTGAAACATCTCAGTTAAGAGTTTCTAACATGGTGTACAAGGCTGTGTATGCAGTAGCGCATGCCATTCACAATGCAGTGTGTCAGGAAACAAACGGACCCACTCAGTGTGACAAACACAAGCGTCTAGAGCCTGAACAA GTTTTCACTGAACTAAAGAAAGTCAACTTTTCCCAAAATGGCTACCATGTCTCATTTGATGCTAATGGAGATCCTGTGGCGTTTTATGAGCTGGTAAACTGGCAGAAAGGTGAGAGTGGAGTTATTGAACTGGTAACAGTGGGATATTATGATGCTTCACTGCCAAGAGGCCAGGAGTTTCTCATTAACAGGAATATTACCTGGATGGATGGTTACAAACAA GTTCCAGTGTCAGTTTGCTCAGAGAGTTGTCCTCCAGGAACTCGCAAAGtgttgcagaaaggaaaaccaaTCTGCTGCTATGACTGTATACCATGTCCTGAAGGAGAGATCAGCAACATGACAG attcCCCTGATTGCTTCCTGTGTCCCAGAGAGTTCTGGCCAAATCCAAAGAGAGATGCTTGTTTCCCAAAACCTGTGGAGTTTCTTTCCTTCGATGAAGTTCTGTCAATCATCCTGACTGTAGTCTCAATCAGTGGAGCCTTTTTCGCTGTCATCACTACACTGATTTTCTTCTACTACAGAACAACTCCAATTGTCAGAGCCAACAACTCTGAGCTGAgtttcctgctgctcttctctctgACTCTGTGTTTCTTATGTTCATTAACTTTCATTGGAGCCCCCTCTGAGTGGTCCTGCATGCTGCGGCACACAGCTTTTGGCATCACATTTGTTCTCTGTATCTCCTGCGTTCTTGGCAAAACTATAGTGGTTCTAATGGCCTTTAAAGCTACACTTCCTGGTAGTAATGCTATGAAATGGTTTGGTCCTCCACAGCAAAGATTGACTGTAGtatcttttacatttattcaagtTATAATATGTATCATTTGGTTGGTTGTGAGTCCTCCCTTCCCAGTGAAAAATCTGACCACCTACAAGGAGAAGATCATCCTGGAATGTGCGTTAGGCTCTGCTGTTGGTTTCTGGGCTGTGCTCGGCTACATCGGCCTGCTggctgtgttttgctttgtgttagcTGTTCTAGCTCGGAAACTACCTGATAATTTCAACGAAGCCAAGATGATAACCTTCAGCATGTTGATATTCTGTGCAGTCTGGATCACCTTCATCCCAGCTTATGTCAGCTCTCCTGGGAAATTTACTGTGGCTGTGGAGATATTTGCTATTCTGGCCTCCAGTTTTGGACTGATACTGTGTATATTTGCTCCaaagtgtttcatcattttgtttcaacCAGAAAagaacaccaaaaaatatttaatgaacaaaaccTAA
- the LOC122832497 gene encoding extracellular calcium-sensing receptor-like isoform X1: MFMRTLLHQNTNTQNTNSGRMEVSLRLAMSLFGLITVVVLVGSLNGLKERNQHTDNLTGPDFSAEASLVKCTLQGTPRQPAFSMDGDFVIGGTFLIHYQAQTVINNYTSKPELPICKGSFSGLGLQFSRTMVFAIEEINNSTELLPGVRLGYQIFDTCASVPVAVHAAFQLSNGQDPVFYQGSNCSKSGQVVAAVGDSGSTSSISVSRSFGSFKIPLVSYFSTCACLSDKHEHPTFFRTIPSDYYQAAALAKLVKHFGWTWIGAIHSDSDYGNNGMASFLDTALKEGICVEYIESFYRTDPQNKIRKVADAIRRSTAKVVLAFAPVGDMKVLLEELSREPTPHRQWIGSEAWISDPLLMSFSFCAGAFGVAIQQSVIPGLRDFLLDLSPAEVAASSVLTEFWEDAFNCSLTEAADPHKGKCDGTEDIKALKSPYTETSQLRVSNMVYKAVYAVAHAIHNAVCQETNGPTQCDKHKHLEPEQVFTELKKVNFSQNGYHVSFDANGDPVAFYELVNWQKSESGVIELVTVGYYDASLPRGQEFLINRNITWMDGYKQQVPVSVCSESCPPGTRKVLQKGKPICCYDCIPCPEGEISNMTDSPDCFPCPREFWPNPKRDACFHKPVEFLSFDEVLSIILTVVSISGAFLAIITSVIFFHHRTTPIVRANNSELSFLLLFSLTLCFLCSLTFIGAPSEWSCMLRHTAFGITFVLCISCVLGKTIVVLMAFKATLPGSNAMKWFGPPQQRMTVVSFTFIQVIICIIWLVVSPPFPVKNLTTYKEKIILECALGSAVGFWAVLGYIGLLAVFCFVLAVLARKLPDNFNEAKMITFSMLIFCAVWITFIPAYVSSPGKFTVAVEIFAILASSFGLILCIFAPKCFIILFQPEKNTKKYLMNKN, encoded by the exons ATGTTCATGAGAACACTCTTGCACCAGAATACAAACACCCAGAATACAAACAGTGGAAGAATGGAGGTCAGTCTGAGATTAGCGATGAGTTTGTTTGGGCTGATCACAGTTGTTGTGCTGGTTGGGTCTCTCAAtggtttaaaagaaagaaatcagcaTACAGATAACCTGACTGGCCCTGATTTCAGTGCTGAGGCTTCATTGGTGAAATGTACGCTGCAGGGTACGCCTCGTCAACCTGCGTTCTCCATGGACGGGGACTTTGTGATTGGAGGGACTTTTTTAATTCACTACCAAGCCCAGACAGTGATTAATAACTACACCTCCAAGCCTGAGCTTCCAATATGCAAAGGGAG CTTCAGCGGTTTGGGTCTGCAATTCTCTCGCACAATGGTCTTTGCTATTGAGGAGATCAACAACAGCACCGAGCTGCTGCCAGGCGTCAGACTTGGATATCAGATATTTGACACTTGCGCCTCTGTGCCTGTTGCCGTGCATGCTGCATTTCAGCTTTCTAATGGCCAGGATCCCGTGTTTTACCAAGGTAGCAACTGTTCAAAGTCTGGACAGGTGGTGGCTGCTGTTGGAGACTCTGGATCCACATCCTCTATCAGTGTCTCACGAAGCTTTGGGTCCTTTAAAATCCCTCTG GTAAGCTACTTTTCCACTTGTGCCTGCCTGTCTGATAAACATGAGCACCCAACGTTTTTCAGAACAATTCCCAGTGATTATTACCAAGCTGCTGCACTGGCCAAACTGGTGAAACACTTTGGCTGGACTTGGATCGGAGCCATCCATTCGGACTCAGATTATGGAAATAATGGCATGGCTTCTTTCCTTGACACAGCACTCAAAGAGGGGATCTGTGTGGAGTACATTGAATCTTTCTATCGAACTGACCCACAGAACAAGATCAGAAAAGTAGCTGATGCCATCCGcag ATCAACAGCCAAAGTAGTTTTGGCATTTGCACCTGTGGGTGATATGAAGGTCCTCCTAGAGGAGCTGAGCAGAGAACCAACTCCACATCGGCAGTGGATTGGAAGTGAAGCATGGATAAGTGACCCACTTTTGatgagtttcagtttctgtGCAGGAGCTTTTGGAGTTGCCATTCAGCAATCTGTCATTCCAGGGCTGAGAGATTTCCTCCTGGATCTCTCTCCCGCTGAAGTGGCAGCTTCCTCAGTGCTGACTGAGTTCTGGGAGGATGCATTCAACTGCAGCCTGACAGAAG CTGCTGATCCACATAAGGGAAAATGTGATGGAACGGAAGATATTAAAGCTCTTAAAAGTCCGTATACTGAAACATCTCAGTTAAGAGTTTCTAACATGGTGTACAAGGCTGTGTATGCAGTAGCGCATGCCATTCACAATGCAGTGTGTCAGGAAACAAACGGACCCACTCAGTGTGACAAACACAAGCATCTAGAGCCTGAACAA GTTTTCACTGAACTAAAGAAAGTCAACTTTTCCCAAAATGGCTACCATGTCTCATTTGATGCTAATGGAGATCCTGTGGCTTTTTATGAGCTGGTAAACTGGCAGAAAAGTGAGAGTGGAGTTATTGAACTGGTAACAGTGGGATATTATGATGCTTCACTGCCAAGAGGCCAGGAGTTTCTCATTAACAGGAATATTACCTGGATGGATGGTTACAAACAA CAGGTTCCAGTGTCAGTTTGCTCAGAGAGTTGTCCTCCAGGAACTCGCAAAGtgttgcagaaaggaaaaccaaTCTGCTGCTATGACTGTATACCATGTCCTGAAGGAGAGATCAGCAACATGACAG attccCCTGATTGCTTCCCGTGTCCCAGAGAGTTCTGGCCAAATCCAAAGAGAGATGCCTGTTTCCACAAACCTGTGGAGTTTCTTTCCTTCGATGAAGTTCTGTCAATCATCCTGACTGTAGTGTCAATCAGTGGAGCCTTTCTGGCCATTATTACATCAGTGATTTTCTTCCATCACAGAACAACTCCAATTGTCAGAGCCAACAACTCTGAGCTGAgtttcctgctgctcttctctctgACTCTGTGTTTCTTATGTTCATTAACTTTCATTGGAGCCCCCTCTGAGTGGTCCTGCATGCTGCGGCACACAGCTTTTGGCATCACATTTGTTCTCTGTATCTCCTGCGTTCTTGGCAAAACTATAGTGGTTCTAATGGCCTTTAAAGCTACACTTCCTGGTAGTAATGCTATGAAATGGTTTGGTCCTCCACAGCAAAGAATGACTGTAGtatcttttacatttattcaggtTATAATATGTATCATTTGGTTGGTTGTGAGTCCTCCCTTCCCAGTGAAAAATCTGACCACCTACAAGGAGAAGATCATCCTGGAATGTGCGTTAGGCTCTGCTGTTGGTTTCTGGGCTGTGCTCGGCTACATCGGCCTGCTggctgtgttttgctttgtgttagcTGTTCTAGCTCGGAAACTACCTGATAATTTCAACGAAGCCAAGATGATAACCTTCAGCATGTTGATATTCTGTGCAGTCTGGATCACCTTCATCCCAGCTTATGTCAGCTCTCCTGGGAAATTTACTGTGGCTGTGGAGATATTTGCTATTCTGGCCTCCAGTTTTGGACTGATACTGTGTATATTTGCTCCaaagtgtttcatcattttgtttcaacCAGAAAagaacaccaaaaaatatttaatgaacaaaaattaa
- the LOC122832497 gene encoding extracellular calcium-sensing receptor-like isoform X2, translated as MFMRTLLHQNTNTQNTNSGRMEVSLRLAMSLFGLITVVVLVGSLNGLKERNQHTDNLTGPDFSAEASLVKCTLQGTPRQPAFSMDGDFVIGGTFLIHYQAQTVINNYTSKPELPICKGSFSGLGLQFSRTMVFAIEEINNSTELLPGVRLGYQIFDTCASVPVAVHAAFQLSNGQDPVFYQGSNCSKSGQVVAAVGDSGSTSSISVSRSFGSFKIPLVSYFSTCACLSDKHEHPTFFRTIPSDYYQAAALAKLVKHFGWTWIGAIHSDSDYGNNGMASFLDTALKEGICVEYIESFYRTDPQNKIRKVADAIRRSTAKVVLAFAPVGDMKVLLEELSREPTPHRQWIGSEAWISDPLLMSFSFCAGAFGVAIQQSVIPGLRDFLLDLSPAEVAASSVLTEFWEDAFNCSLTEAADPHKGKCDGTEDIKALKSPYTETSQLRVSNMVYKAVYAVAHAIHNAVCQETNGPTQCDKHKHLEPEQVFTELKKVNFSQNGYHVSFDANGDPVAFYELVNWQKSESGVIELVTVGYYDASLPRGQEFLINRNITWMDGYKQVPVSVCSESCPPGTRKVLQKGKPICCYDCIPCPEGEISNMTDSPDCFPCPREFWPNPKRDACFHKPVEFLSFDEVLSIILTVVSISGAFLAIITSVIFFHHRTTPIVRANNSELSFLLLFSLTLCFLCSLTFIGAPSEWSCMLRHTAFGITFVLCISCVLGKTIVVLMAFKATLPGSNAMKWFGPPQQRMTVVSFTFIQVIICIIWLVVSPPFPVKNLTTYKEKIILECALGSAVGFWAVLGYIGLLAVFCFVLAVLARKLPDNFNEAKMITFSMLIFCAVWITFIPAYVSSPGKFTVAVEIFAILASSFGLILCIFAPKCFIILFQPEKNTKKYLMNKN; from the exons ATGTTCATGAGAACACTCTTGCACCAGAATACAAACACCCAGAATACAAACAGTGGAAGAATGGAGGTCAGTCTGAGATTAGCGATGAGTTTGTTTGGGCTGATCACAGTTGTTGTGCTGGTTGGGTCTCTCAAtggtttaaaagaaagaaatcagcaTACAGATAACCTGACTGGCCCTGATTTCAGTGCTGAGGCTTCATTGGTGAAATGTACGCTGCAGGGTACGCCTCGTCAACCTGCGTTCTCCATGGACGGGGACTTTGTGATTGGAGGGACTTTTTTAATTCACTACCAAGCCCAGACAGTGATTAATAACTACACCTCCAAGCCTGAGCTTCCAATATGCAAAGGGAG CTTCAGCGGTTTGGGTCTGCAATTCTCTCGCACAATGGTCTTTGCTATTGAGGAGATCAACAACAGCACCGAGCTGCTGCCAGGCGTCAGACTTGGATATCAGATATTTGACACTTGCGCCTCTGTGCCTGTTGCCGTGCATGCTGCATTTCAGCTTTCTAATGGCCAGGATCCCGTGTTTTACCAAGGTAGCAACTGTTCAAAGTCTGGACAGGTGGTGGCTGCTGTTGGAGACTCTGGATCCACATCCTCTATCAGTGTCTCACGAAGCTTTGGGTCCTTTAAAATCCCTCTG GTAAGCTACTTTTCCACTTGTGCCTGCCTGTCTGATAAACATGAGCACCCAACGTTTTTCAGAACAATTCCCAGTGATTATTACCAAGCTGCTGCACTGGCCAAACTGGTGAAACACTTTGGCTGGACTTGGATCGGAGCCATCCATTCGGACTCAGATTATGGAAATAATGGCATGGCTTCTTTCCTTGACACAGCACTCAAAGAGGGGATCTGTGTGGAGTACATTGAATCTTTCTATCGAACTGACCCACAGAACAAGATCAGAAAAGTAGCTGATGCCATCCGcag ATCAACAGCCAAAGTAGTTTTGGCATTTGCACCTGTGGGTGATATGAAGGTCCTCCTAGAGGAGCTGAGCAGAGAACCAACTCCACATCGGCAGTGGATTGGAAGTGAAGCATGGATAAGTGACCCACTTTTGatgagtttcagtttctgtGCAGGAGCTTTTGGAGTTGCCATTCAGCAATCTGTCATTCCAGGGCTGAGAGATTTCCTCCTGGATCTCTCTCCCGCTGAAGTGGCAGCTTCCTCAGTGCTGACTGAGTTCTGGGAGGATGCATTCAACTGCAGCCTGACAGAAG CTGCTGATCCACATAAGGGAAAATGTGATGGAACGGAAGATATTAAAGCTCTTAAAAGTCCGTATACTGAAACATCTCAGTTAAGAGTTTCTAACATGGTGTACAAGGCTGTGTATGCAGTAGCGCATGCCATTCACAATGCAGTGTGTCAGGAAACAAACGGACCCACTCAGTGTGACAAACACAAGCATCTAGAGCCTGAACAA GTTTTCACTGAACTAAAGAAAGTCAACTTTTCCCAAAATGGCTACCATGTCTCATTTGATGCTAATGGAGATCCTGTGGCTTTTTATGAGCTGGTAAACTGGCAGAAAAGTGAGAGTGGAGTTATTGAACTGGTAACAGTGGGATATTATGATGCTTCACTGCCAAGAGGCCAGGAGTTTCTCATTAACAGGAATATTACCTGGATGGATGGTTACAAACAA GTTCCAGTGTCAGTTTGCTCAGAGAGTTGTCCTCCAGGAACTCGCAAAGtgttgcagaaaggaaaaccaaTCTGCTGCTATGACTGTATACCATGTCCTGAAGGAGAGATCAGCAACATGACAG attccCCTGATTGCTTCCCGTGTCCCAGAGAGTTCTGGCCAAATCCAAAGAGAGATGCCTGTTTCCACAAACCTGTGGAGTTTCTTTCCTTCGATGAAGTTCTGTCAATCATCCTGACTGTAGTGTCAATCAGTGGAGCCTTTCTGGCCATTATTACATCAGTGATTTTCTTCCATCACAGAACAACTCCAATTGTCAGAGCCAACAACTCTGAGCTGAgtttcctgctgctcttctctctgACTCTGTGTTTCTTATGTTCATTAACTTTCATTGGAGCCCCCTCTGAGTGGTCCTGCATGCTGCGGCACACAGCTTTTGGCATCACATTTGTTCTCTGTATCTCCTGCGTTCTTGGCAAAACTATAGTGGTTCTAATGGCCTTTAAAGCTACACTTCCTGGTAGTAATGCTATGAAATGGTTTGGTCCTCCACAGCAAAGAATGACTGTAGtatcttttacatttattcaggtTATAATATGTATCATTTGGTTGGTTGTGAGTCCTCCCTTCCCAGTGAAAAATCTGACCACCTACAAGGAGAAGATCATCCTGGAATGTGCGTTAGGCTCTGCTGTTGGTTTCTGGGCTGTGCTCGGCTACATCGGCCTGCTggctgtgttttgctttgtgttagcTGTTCTAGCTCGGAAACTACCTGATAATTTCAACGAAGCCAAGATGATAACCTTCAGCATGTTGATATTCTGTGCAGTCTGGATCACCTTCATCCCAGCTTATGTCAGCTCTCCTGGGAAATTTACTGTGGCTGTGGAGATATTTGCTATTCTGGCCTCCAGTTTTGGACTGATACTGTGTATATTTGCTCCaaagtgtttcatcattttgtttcaacCAGAAAagaacaccaaaaaatatttaatgaacaaaaattaa
- the LOC122833084 gene encoding LOW QUALITY PROTEIN: extracellular calcium-sensing receptor-like (The sequence of the model RefSeq protein was modified relative to this genomic sequence to represent the inferred CDS: substituted 1 base at 1 genomic stop codon) gives MFMRTLLHQNTNTQNTNSGRMEVGLRLAMSLFELITVVVLGGSLNGLKERNQHTDNLTGPDFSAEASLVKCTLQGTPRQPAFSMDGDFVIGGTFFIHFQAQTVINNYTSKPELPICKVSFNAWALQLSRTMVFAIEEINNSTELLPGVPLGYQIFDTCASVPLAVHAAFQLSNGQDPMFYQGSNCSKSGQVVAAVGDSGSTSSISISRSFGSFKIPLVSYFSTCACLSDKHEYPTFFRTIPSDYYQAAALAKLVKHFGWTWIGAIHSDSDYGNNGMASFLDTALKEGICVEYIESFYRTDPQNKIRKVADAIRRSTAKVVLAFVGAGDMKVLLDELSREPTPHRQWVGSEGWISEPLLMSFSFCAGAFGVAIQQSVIPGLRDFLLDLSPAEVAASSVLTEFWEDAFNCSLTEAADPHKGKCDGTEDIKALKSPYTETAQLRVSNLVYKAVYAVAHAIHNAVCQETNGPTQCDKHKRLEPEQVFTELKKVNFSQNGYHVSFDANGDPVAFYELVNWQKGESGVIELVTVGYYDASLPRGQEFLINRNITWMDGYKQVPVSVCSESCPPGTRKVLQKGKPICCYDCIPCPEGEISNMTDSPDCFPCPREFWPNPKRDACFHKPVEFLSFDEVLSIILTVVSISGAFFAVNTSVIFFYYRKTPIVRANNSELSFLLLLSLTLCFLCSLTFIGAPSEWSCMLRHTAFGIIFVLCISCVLGKTIVVLMAFKATLPGSNAMKWFGPPQQRMTVVSFTFIQVVICIIWLVVSPPFPVKNLTTYKEKIILECALGSAVGFWAVLGYIGLLAVFCFVLAVLARKLPDNFNEAKMITFSMLIFCAVWITFIPAYVSSPGKFTVAVEIFAILASSFGLILCIFAPKCFIILFQPEKNTKKYLMNKTXVKPQRILELM, from the exons ATGTTCATGAGAACACTCTTGCACCAGAATACAAACACCCAGAATACAAACAGTGGAAGAATGGAGGTCGGTCTGAGATTAGCGATGAGTTTGTTTGAGCTGATCACAGTTGTTGTGCTGGGTGGGTCTCTCAAtggtttaaaagaaagaaatcagcaTACAGATAACCTGACTGGCCCTGATTTCAGTGCTGAGGCTTCATTGGTGAAATGTACACTGCAGGGTACGCCTCGTCAACCTGCGTTCTCCATGGACGGGGACTTTGTGATTGGAGGGACTTTCTTCATTCACTTCCAAGCCCAGACAGTGATTAATAACTACACCTCCAAGCCTGAGCTTCCAATATGCAAAGTGAG CTTTAACGCTTGGGCTCTGCAATTGTCTCGCACAATGGTCTTTGCTATTGAGGAGATCAACAACAGCACAGAGCTGCTGCCAGGCGTCCCGCTTGGATATCAGATATTTGACACTTGCGCCTCTGTGCCTCTTGCTGTGCATGCTGCATTTCAGCTTTCTAACGGCCAGGATCCCATGTTTTACCAAGGTAGCAACTGTTCAAAGTCTGGACAGGTGGTGGCTGCTGTTGGAGACTCTGGATCCACATCCTCTATCAGCATCTCACGAAGCTTTGGGTCCTTTAAAATCCCTCTG GTAAGCTACTTTTCCACTTGTGCCTGCCTGTCTGATAAACATGAGTACCCAACGTTTTTCAGAACAATTCCCAGTGATTATTACCAAGCTGCTGCACTGGCCAAACTGGTGAAACACTTTGGCTGGACTTGGATCGGAGCCATCCATTCGGACTCAGATTATGGAAATAATGGCATGGCTTCTTTCCTTGACACAGCACTCAAAGAGGGGATCTGTGTGGAGTACATTGAATCTTTCTATCGAACTGACCCACAGAACAAGATCAGAAAAGTAGCTGATGCCATCCGCAG atctaCAGCCAAAGTAGTTTTGGCATTTGTAGGTGCGGGTGATATGAAGGTCCTCCTAGATGAGCTGAGCAGAGAACCAACTCCACATCGGCAGTGGGTTGGAAGTGAAGGATGGATAAGTGAACCACTTTTGatgagtttcagtttctgtGCAGGAGCTTTTGGAGTTGCCATTCAGCAATCTGTCATTCCAGGGCTGAGAGATTTCCTCCTGGATCTCTCTCCCGCTGAAGTGGCAGCTTCCTCAGTGCTGACTGAGTTCTGGGAGGATGCATTCAACTGCAGCCTGACAGAAG CTGCTGATCCACATAAGGGAAAATGTGATGGAACGGAAGATATTAAAGCTCTTAAAAGTCCGTATACTGAAACAGCTCAGTTAAGAGTTTCTAACTTGGTGTACAAGGCTGTGTATGCAGTAGCGCATGCCATTCACAATGCAGTGTGTCAGGAAACAAACGGACCCACTCAGTGTGACAAACACAAGCGTCTAGAGCCTGAACAA GTTTTCACAGAACTAAAGAAAGTCAACTTTTCCCAAAATGGCTACCATGTCTCATTTGATGCTAATGGAGATCCTGTGGCGTTTTATGAGCTGGTAAACTGGCAGAAAGGTGAGAGTGGAGTTATTGAACTGGTAACAGTGGGATATTATGATGCTTCACTGCCAAGAGGCCAGGAGTTTCTCATTAACAGGAATATTACCTGGATGGATGGTTACAAACAA GTTCCAGTGTCAGTTTGCTCAGAGAGTTGTCCTCCAGGAACTCGCAAAGtgttgcagaaaggaaaaccaaTCTGCTGCTATGACTGTATACCATGTCCTGAAGGAGAGATCAGCAACATGACAG ATTCCCCTGATTGCTTCCCATGTCCCAGAGAGTTCTGGCCAAATCCAAAGAGAGATGCTTGTTTCCACAAACCTGTGGAGTTTCTTTCCTTCGATGAAGTTCTGTCAATCATCCTGACTGTAGTCTCAATCAGTGGAGCCTTTTTCGCTGTCAATACATCAGTGATTTTCTTCTACTACAGAAAAACTCCAATTGTCAGAGCCAACAACTCTGAgctgagcttcctgctgctcttgtCTCTGACTCTGTGTTTCTTATGTTCATTAACTTTCATTGGAGCCCCCTCTGAGTGGTCCTGCATGCTGCGGCACACAGCTTTTGGCATCATATTTGTTCTCTGTATCTCCTGCGTTCTTGGCAAAACTATAGTGGTTCTAATGGCCTTTAAAGCTACACTTCCTGGTAGTAATGCTATGAAATGGTTTGGTCCTCCACAGCAAAGAATGACTGTAGtatcttttacatttattcaggtTGTTATATGTATCATTTGGTTGGTTGTGAGTCCTCCCTTCCCAGTGAAAAATCTGACCACCTACAAGGAGAAGATCATCCTGGAATGTGCGTTAGGCTCTGCTGTTGGTTTCTGGGCTGTGCTCGGCTACATCGGCCTGCTggctgtgttttgctttgtgttagcTGTTCTAGCTCGGAAACTACCTGATAATTTCAACGAAGCCAAGATGATAACCTTCAGCATGTTGATATTCTGTGCAGTCTGGATCACCTTCATCCCAGCTTATGTCAGCTCTCCTGGGAAATTTACTGTGGCTGTGGAGATATTTGCTATTCTGGCCTCCAGTTTTGGACTGATACTGTGTATATTTGCTCCaaagtgtttcatcattttgtttcaacCAGAAAagaacaccaaaaaatatttaatgaacaaaaccTGAGTTAAACCCCAGAGAATACTGGaattaatgtga